A part of Misgurnus anguillicaudatus chromosome 6, ASM2758022v2, whole genome shotgun sequence genomic DNA contains:
- the dusp6 gene encoding dual specificity protein phosphatase 6, translated as MNEVEVKRVCASRLPNQNPRISVAERHAAKETFASFRTSSPRCFRPECVLAAFSPHFQSHAVSLMLDKFKPVQFDSVMAISKTVEWLKEQLQTRKDCLLVMDCRAQEMYESSHVETAINVAIPSLMLRRLKKGNLPVKSLLANGEDRETFARRCKTDTIVLYDEYSREWNENIDGGSVLGLLLRRMKDEGYKAFYLEGGFSKFQTDYPTLCETNLDGSSSSSSPTSQVLGLGGLRISSDSSDIESDIDRDPSSATDSDGSPLSNPQPSFPVEILPYLYLGCAKDSTNLDILEEFGIKYILNVTPNLPNMFENAGEFKYKQIPISDHWSQNLSQFFPEAISFIDEARGQKCGVLVHCLAGISRSVTVTVAYLMQKLNLSMNDAYDIVKMKKSNISPNFNFMGQLLDFERTLGLKSPCDNRVPAPSQPLYFTTPTNHNVFQLDPLEST; from the exons ATGAATGAGGTGGAAGTGAAGCGAGTCTGCGCGAGTCGACTCCCGAACCAAAACCCGAGGATTTCAGTCGCCGAACGACACGCAGCAAAAGAGACTTTCGCATCGTTTCGTACGAGCTCACCTCGATGCTTCAGGCCTGAGTGCGTTCTCGCTGCGTTTTCTCCGCATTTTCAGTCGCACGCTGTTTCACTAATGCTCGACAAATTCAAACCCGTGCAGTTTGATTCGGTCATGGCTATAAGCAAGACGGTAGAATGGCTGAAGGAGCAACTGCAGACGCGCAAGGACTGTTTGCTGGTTATGGACTGTCGAGCGCAGGAGATGTATGAATCATCGCACGTCGAAACGGCCATTAACGTGGCCATACCGAGCCTCATGCTCCGGCGGTTAAAGAAGGGCAACTTACCCGTCAAGTCACTGCTCGCTAACGGCGAGGACAGGGAGACGTTCGCGCGGAGGTGCAAGACGGATACGATCGTGTTGTACGACGAGTACAGCCGGGAGTGGAATGAAAATATCGACGGCGGATCGGTGTTGGGTTTACTGCTGAGGAGGATGAAGGACGAAGGATACAAGGCTTTCTATTTAGAGG GTGGTTTCAGCAAATTTCAAACCGATTATCCAACCCTCTGCGAGACAAACCTGGACGGCTCCTCCAGCAGCAGTTCACCGACCTCCCAGGTCCTCGGGCTCGGAGGGCTCCGGATCAGCTCCGACTCCTCGGACATCGAGTCAGACATCGATCGAGATCCGAGCAGCGCTACGGATTCGGACGGAAGCCCTCTGTCCAACCCGCAGCCCTCTTTTCCTGTGGAGATCCTGCCGTATCTGTATCTGGGCTGTGCGAAGGACTCCACAAACCTGGATATTCTGGAAGAATTTGGCATCAAGTACATCCTGAACGTGACTCCCAATCTTCCCAACATGTTTGAGAACGCCGGGGAGTTCAAGTACAAACAGATTCCCATCTCGGATCACTGGAGCCAGAATCTCTCGCAGTTTTTCCCAGAAGCCATCAGCTTCATTG aTGAAGCTCGTGGACAAAAGTGTGGCGTTCTCGTTCACTGCCTCGCAGGTATCAGCCGCTCGGTAACGGTGACGGTTGCCTACCTCATGCAGAAGCTCAACCTGTCCATGAACGACGCTTACGACATCGTCAAGATGAAGAAGTCGAACATCTCCCCTAATTTCAACTTCATGGGACAGCTACTAGACTTTGAACGTACGCTGGGGCTCAAAAGCCCGTGCGACAATCGCGTGCCCGCTCCATCCCAGCCCCTGTACTTCACCACGCCGACCAACCACAACGTCTTTCAGTTGGACCCTCTCGAATCTACGTGA